A section of the Chryseobacterium ginsenosidimutans genome encodes:
- a CDS encoding AMP-binding protein produces the protein MLIDFNNLNINQLSFETEFEKKIKEFLEEWFSDSDTVKVQTSGSTGVPKIFDIEKKKMINSAKMTCDYLGLKEGHTALICLPVDYISGKMMVVRAVTRKLKLIIVDPSTKPVDALNDEIDFCAMTPLQVENSLDKLYLIKNLIIGGAAVSENLKAKLNNLKHTIQNSARIFETYGMSETLSHIGLKQILPETEVYFTVFENVSISKDERGCLKIFAPNLNSEILQTNDLVEIKNENQFSFLGRIDNVINSGGAKIFPEQLEALVKKEMPNEIVFLGVENESLGQKLILIIEGERSENLINKISEIPFQKSFHKPKEIIFIDKIPRTPNGKINRIELNKIVIENKQH, from the coding sequence ATGCTGATAGACTTCAATAATCTCAATATTAATCAATTATCCTTCGAGACAGAATTTGAAAAAAAAATCAAAGAATTCTTAGAAGAATGGTTTTCCGATTCTGATACTGTGAAAGTACAGACTTCCGGTTCTACAGGTGTTCCCAAAATTTTTGATATTGAGAAAAAGAAAATGATCAATTCTGCAAAGATGACGTGTGACTATTTGGGATTAAAAGAAGGTCATACAGCTTTAATTTGTCTTCCTGTGGACTATATTTCAGGGAAGATGATGGTTGTTCGTGCTGTTACAAGGAAATTAAAGTTAATAATTGTTGATCCTTCTACAAAACCTGTTGACGCTTTAAATGATGAGATTGATTTTTGTGCAATGACACCTTTGCAGGTTGAAAACTCTTTGGATAAATTATATTTAATAAAAAACCTAATTATTGGCGGAGCAGCTGTCTCAGAAAACCTTAAAGCCAAACTTAATAATTTAAAGCATACAATTCAAAATTCAGCACGTATTTTTGAAACATATGGAATGTCGGAGACGCTTTCTCATATTGGGTTAAAGCAAATATTGCCTGAAACAGAAGTTTATTTTACTGTTTTTGAAAATGTTTCAATTTCTAAAGATGAAAGAGGCTGTTTAAAGATTTTTGCGCCAAATTTAAATTCGGAAATTTTGCAGACTAATGATTTAGTTGAAATTAAAAATGAAAATCAATTCAGTTTTTTAGGAAGAATAGATAATGTAATTAATTCTGGCGGAGCAAAAATTTTTCCTGAGCAACTGGAAGCTTTAGTTAAAAAAGAAATGCCTAATGAAATTGTTTTTTTAGGGGTTGAAAATGAAAGTTTAGGACAAAAATTGATATTAATAATTGAAGGAGAAAGATCAGAAAATTTAATTAATAAAATATCTGAAATTCCATTTCAAAAAAGTTTTCACAAGCCGAAAGAAATCATTTTTATTGATAAAATCCCAAGAACACCAAACGGCAAAATTAATAGAATCGAATTAAATAAAATTGTCATCGAAAATAAGCAGCATTAA
- the arfB gene encoding alternative ribosome rescue aminoacyl-tRNA hydrolase ArfB: MKDFSKELSFKTSRSSGAGGQNVNKVETSVTVLWKVDESESFSERQKSLIKEKLKNRINAEGFLFLTVSESRTQLMNKNKAIEKVIEIVDKSLIVPKKRIATKPSKAKKEKRLDTKKKISEKKENRRFKF, translated from the coding sequence ATGAAAGACTTCTCAAAAGAACTCAGTTTCAAAACTTCCCGAAGCAGTGGGGCAGGTGGTCAGAATGTAAATAAAGTGGAAACTTCGGTTACTGTACTTTGGAAAGTTGATGAATCAGAATCTTTTAGTGAAAGGCAGAAATCTTTAATTAAAGAAAAATTAAAAAACAGAATCAATGCAGAAGGTTTTTTGTTCCTTACGGTTTCCGAAAGCAGAACTCAGTTGATGAACAAGAACAAAGCCATTGAAAAAGTTATAGAAATTGTAGATAAATCTTTAATTGTTCCTAAAAAGAGAATTGCGACGAAACCTTCTAAAGCAAAAAAAGAGAAAAGACTCGATACTAAAAAGAAAATATCAGAGAAAAAAGAAAACAGACGGTTCAAATTTTAA
- a CDS encoding deoxyhypusine synthase family protein — protein MNKPITEFIEKYYLHFNAAALVDASKGYVAHLKEGGKMMITLAGAMSTAELGKILAEMIRQDKVDFISCTGANLEEDLMNLVAHSHYERVPHYRDLTAQDEWDLLERGLNRVTDTCIPEEEAFRRLQKHIVEIWKDAEAKGERYFPHEFMYKMILSGVLEQYYEIPREDSWMIAAAEKNLPIVVPGWEDSTMGNIFASYCIKGELTATTMKSGIEYMTYLADWYTKNSAGKGVGFFQIGGGIAGDFPICVVPMLYQDMEMHDIPFWSYFCQISDSTTSYGSYSGAVPNEKITWGKLDITTPKFIVESDATICAPLMFSYILEN, from the coding sequence ATGAATAAGCCGATTACTGAATTCATAGAAAAATATTATCTGCATTTCAATGCAGCGGCATTAGTAGATGCTTCTAAAGGATATGTTGCGCATCTTAAAGAAGGTGGAAAAATGATGATTACTTTAGCGGGAGCAATGTCTACTGCTGAGTTGGGAAAAATTTTAGCTGAAATGATCCGTCAGGATAAAGTTGACTTTATTTCTTGTACAGGAGCAAATCTTGAAGAAGATTTGATGAATCTTGTAGCGCATTCTCATTATGAAAGAGTTCCTCATTACAGAGATTTGACAGCTCAGGATGAATGGGATCTTTTGGAAAGAGGTTTAAACAGAGTAACAGATACTTGTATTCCTGAAGAAGAGGCTTTCAGAAGATTACAAAAACATATTGTAGAAATCTGGAAAGATGCTGAAGCGAAAGGAGAAAGGTATTTTCCACATGAATTTATGTATAAAATGATTCTTTCAGGAGTGTTGGAGCAGTATTACGAAATCCCAAGAGAAGATTCTTGGATGATTGCAGCAGCAGAGAAGAACTTGCCAATCGTAGTTCCTGGATGGGAAGATTCTACAATGGGTAACATCTTTGCATCTTACTGTATCAAAGGAGAATTGACTGCTACGACTATGAAATCAGGTATCGAATATATGACTTATTTAGCAGATTGGTACACTAAAAATTCGGCAGGAAAAGGAGTTGGATTCTTCCAGATCGGTGGAGGTATCGCAGGAGATTTCCCGATTTGTGTGGTTCCAATGTTATATCAGGATATGGAAATGCATGACATTCCGTTCTGGTCTTATTTTTGTCAGATTTCGGATTCAACGACTTCTTACGGTTCGTATTCTGGAGCTGTTCCAAATGAGAAAATTACTTGGGGTAAACTGGATATTACTACACCGAAATTTATCGTTGAAAGTGATGCTACGATCTGTGCACCATTGATGTTCTCATACATTTTAGAAAATTAA
- a CDS encoding acyltransferase family protein: MENFNKNKFDALTGMRAIAAIMVFVYHNRKYWRHDLPFVVMRFISEWHIGVTIFFVLSGFLLAYRYEESPLDSKKSYLKYILLRIARIFPLYWILLSFYFLDTPYSKNVDTYFLQYSLFYSLFDKYSISGIVQAWSLTVEFFFYIFSPFLFFLLNKNWKYCVSFLFGLFLLSWALGSGLHWYNGNPEGFLYPFKFMIGSTFFGRSLEFFFGMLLAYMMKQEKGLQVLKSLKKATLLGGISMIILTIAIAFFAKNSFVHGVERWEGRLIHEILLPVSIAIFFWGLMSEQTWVSKILSTRIFVLLGNASFVFYLIHLSYFNMKLKSYIYLPDHNFILLWICSIIIYFLVEKPLYKWCRDLIAKIR; the protein is encoded by the coding sequence TTGGAAAATTTCAACAAAAATAAATTTGATGCCCTCACTGGGATGCGCGCTATTGCAGCGATTATGGTATTTGTTTATCATAACCGTAAATATTGGCGTCATGATTTACCGTTCGTGGTCATGCGTTTTATTAGTGAATGGCATATCGGGGTGACTATTTTTTTTGTTCTAAGTGGTTTTCTGCTGGCTTATCGGTATGAAGAATCACCTTTAGACTCTAAAAAATCTTATTTAAAATATATTTTACTTCGTATAGCAAGAATTTTTCCTTTGTATTGGATACTGTTGAGCTTCTACTTTTTAGATACTCCATATTCCAAAAATGTGGATACCTATTTTTTACAATATTCACTTTTTTATTCTTTGTTTGACAAGTATTCCATTTCAGGGATTGTACAGGCGTGGTCGCTTACTGTAGAGTTTTTCTTTTATATATTTTCTCCGTTTTTATTTTTTCTATTGAATAAAAACTGGAAATATTGTGTTTCGTTTTTATTTGGTCTGTTTCTTTTAAGCTGGGCTTTAGGCAGTGGTCTCCATTGGTATAATGGGAATCCTGAAGGTTTCTTATATCCCTTTAAATTCATGATAGGAAGCACTTTTTTCGGAAGAAGTTTAGAGTTTTTCTTCGGAATGTTACTCGCTTACATGATGAAGCAGGAAAAAGGATTGCAAGTGTTGAAAAGTTTAAAAAAAGCGACACTTCTTGGCGGAATTTCAATGATAATTCTAACTATTGCGATCGCTTTCTTTGCAAAAAATAGCTTTGTGCACGGAGTTGAACGTTGGGAAGGAAGATTAATTCATGAGATCCTCTTGCCTGTTTCTATTGCCATTTTCTTTTGGGGATTGATGTCCGAACAAACATGGGTATCTAAAATACTTTCTACAAGAATATTTGTTCTTTTAGGAAATGCCTCATTTGTTTTCTATCTCATTCATCTCAGTTATTTTAATATGAAACTGAAATCTTACATTTATTTACCTGATCACAATTTTATTTTACTGTGGATATGTTCGATTATTATTTATTTCTTGGTCGAAAAGCCTCTCTATAAATGGTGCAGAGATTTAATTGCTAAAATCAGATAA
- a CDS encoding MGMT family protein, whose product MDEIFKQQVWEITKLVPKGRVTSYGAIAKAVGYPNHSRHVGKAMGGCPKDVPAHRVISSSGTLSVPEFQEKLEAEGIEVENFRIKNFKKLFWDPLQEL is encoded by the coding sequence ATGGACGAAATATTTAAGCAACAAGTCTGGGAAATTACAAAACTGGTTCCCAAAGGAAGAGTAACAAGTTACGGAGCTATTGCAAAAGCGGTGGGTTACCCGAATCATTCCCGTCACGTAGGAAAAGCGATGGGAGGCTGCCCGAAAGATGTTCCCGCACATCGTGTGATTTCAAGTTCGGGAACTTTATCTGTTCCTGAGTTTCAGGAAAAATTAGAGGCAGAAGGAATTGAAGTTGAAAATTTTAGAATTAAGAACTTTAAGAAACTTTTTTGGGATCCGTTGCAGGAATTATAA
- a CDS encoding serine hydrolase, protein MKKLNLILILFLSLNTFAQNVNDKINLFETNLSHWDKSTSKKSSLKERMAFYNANAVSIAVIKDYKIEWVKAYGFADVSEKKEATTQTLFQAASISKSINSLGILKLVQEGKLGLDDDINNYLKTWKFPYDEISKGKKITIANLLSHKAGLSVHGFGGYEKGKDLPTIIQILDGLKPSNSIAVRSIFEPGLKFEYSGGGTTISQLILENTTGEKYEDYMLKNVLTPLGMSNSSFNQPASKDKENLLATAYINGKEVKGKYHIYPEKAAAGLWTNPTDLANYIIETQLSLLGKSNKILSKEMSAKRVENNLGLFLNDFKGTKYFGHSGGNEGFVCHYVGSLEEGNGVVVMTNGSNMKIVEEIVSSIAGLNNWKNYPLEPIKESIASAIKVASEKNIDKGIELYKNLKKTKPNEYNFSDEGELNNLGYEFLKDNKIDSAIKIFSLNVTEFPTSVNVYDSRGEAYFNKKEYALSKKDYQKVLELEPTNQNAKQILLKIQEVSKK, encoded by the coding sequence ATGAAAAAACTAAACTTAATCCTTATACTCTTTTTATCACTCAACACTTTTGCGCAAAATGTAAATGATAAAATCAATTTATTTGAAACTAATCTCAGCCATTGGGATAAATCGACCAGTAAAAAATCTTCATTAAAAGAGAGAATGGCGTTTTACAATGCCAATGCCGTAAGTATTGCTGTCATTAAAGATTATAAAATAGAATGGGTAAAAGCCTACGGTTTTGCAGATGTTTCTGAAAAGAAAGAAGCTACAACGCAAACACTTTTCCAAGCGGCTTCTATCAGTAAATCAATCAACAGTCTTGGAATTCTGAAATTGGTGCAGGAAGGAAAATTAGGTTTGGATGATGATATCAATAATTACCTGAAAACCTGGAAATTTCCTTATGACGAGATTTCAAAAGGAAAGAAAATCACAATTGCCAATTTATTGAGCCATAAGGCAGGTTTGTCTGTTCACGGTTTTGGAGGTTACGAAAAAGGAAAAGATTTGCCTACAATAATACAAATACTTGACGGACTGAAACCTTCTAATTCCATTGCGGTTCGTTCCATTTTTGAACCGGGCTTAAAATTTGAATATTCCGGTGGCGGAACTACCATTAGTCAATTAATCCTTGAAAATACAACAGGAGAAAAATACGAAGATTATATGCTGAAAAATGTTTTAACTCCGTTGGGAATGAGCAACAGTTCTTTTAATCAGCCTGCTTCAAAAGATAAAGAAAACTTGCTTGCAACAGCTTATATCAATGGAAAAGAAGTTAAAGGGAAATATCATATTTATCCGGAAAAAGCAGCGGCCGGTTTATGGACAAACCCGACAGATTTAGCAAATTATATCATCGAAACACAATTATCATTATTAGGAAAATCAAATAAAATTCTCTCTAAAGAAATGTCTGCAAAAAGAGTAGAAAATAATCTGGGTCTATTTTTAAATGACTTCAAAGGCACAAAATATTTTGGACATAGTGGTGGAAACGAAGGTTTTGTCTGCCATTATGTAGGAAGTCTGGAAGAAGGAAACGGAGTTGTGGTAATGACGAATGGCAGTAATATGAAAATTGTTGAAGAAATAGTTTCCAGCATTGCAGGTTTGAACAATTGGAAGAACTATCCTTTAGAACCTATTAAAGAATCTATTGCTTCAGCTATCAAAGTAGCCAGCGAAAAGAATATTGACAAAGGCATAGAACTCTACAAAAATCTTAAGAAAACTAAGCCAAACGAATATAATTTCTCCGATGAAGGCGAGCTTAATAATCTTGGTTACGAATTTCTTAAAGACAATAAAATAGATTCTGCCATTAAAATTTTCAGTTTAAATGTTACTGAATTTCCAACTTCAGTCAATGTTTATGACAGTCGTGGTGAAGCTTACTTCAATAAAAAAGAATATGCTTTATCAAAAAAAGATTATCAAAAAGTCTTGGAATTGGAACCTACCAATCAAAATGCAAAACAGATACTTTTGAAAATTCAAGAAGTTTCAAAAAAATAA
- a CDS encoding serine hydrolase codes for MKNRFFLLLLTILFTNTLSAQELNNFFSTLYEKNLFNGSVLISKSDKTIFSKNYGFSNTEKKEKLNDNSQFPIASITKTFTSTAILQLQQKGKLNINEPVQKYLTGFPYPNITIRQLLNNTSGLAQEYNLFDMIIKEQPEKIISNQDIIPTFIRYKTPLSFPSGSKWEYNNVNFCLAALIIEKVSGISYANYLEKNIFKPAKMQHSFVPLDRKIKSPNQVELYTYPNFYSTDLVNTKTLKESFLIYEKSNFYGNGGIISTALDLQKYQKALFNDQILGKKELDEALTPAKLNDGKTVTYMIDGKEISYGLGWEMYTDEREGKIVFHDGSITGLTSILLHNVTKNQSVILISNLGSTPVFPISNAVLNLINDKPYTVPAQNLSRIYGSLIENGTQEKASELIQSYLKNPNSYEASERDFNRLGYQFLRLQKCDHALQVFNSATLIFPTSWNVFDSYGEAFHQCGKKEEAIKMYQKSVALNPENENGKQALLKIEKEIAK; via the coding sequence ATGAAGAACCGATTTTTCTTACTACTTCTAACTATTTTATTTACAAATACTCTTTCTGCCCAAGAATTAAATAATTTCTTCTCTACTCTTTATGAGAAAAATCTTTTTAATGGAAGTGTTTTGATTTCAAAATCGGATAAAACCATATTTTCTAAAAACTATGGATTTTCCAATACTGAAAAGAAAGAAAAGCTAAATGATAACTCTCAATTTCCGATTGCTTCCATTACAAAAACATTTACGTCAACAGCAATTTTGCAACTTCAACAGAAAGGGAAATTGAATATTAACGAACCTGTTCAAAAATATCTGACCGGTTTTCCTTATCCCAATATTACAATCAGACAGCTATTGAACAACACTTCTGGATTAGCGCAAGAGTACAATTTGTTTGATATGATCATCAAAGAACAACCCGAAAAAATCATTTCGAATCAGGATATTATTCCGACTTTTATCCGTTACAAAACACCGCTTTCATTTCCATCTGGAAGCAAATGGGAATACAACAATGTCAATTTTTGCCTTGCTGCGTTAATTATCGAAAAAGTTTCTGGGATCAGTTATGCAAATTATTTGGAGAAAAACATCTTTAAACCTGCAAAAATGCAACATTCATTTGTTCCCTTGGACCGAAAAATTAAAAGCCCAAATCAAGTCGAATTATACACTTATCCGAACTTTTATTCAACGGACTTGGTTAACACGAAAACTTTAAAGGAATCTTTTTTAATCTACGAAAAAAGTAATTTTTATGGAAACGGTGGGATTATAAGTACGGCTTTAGATTTACAAAAATATCAAAAAGCATTATTCAATGATCAAATTTTAGGTAAAAAAGAATTGGATGAAGCTTTGACTCCTGCAAAACTGAATGATGGGAAAACAGTCACTTATATGATTGACGGAAAAGAAATAAGTTATGGTTTGGGTTGGGAAATGTACACGGATGAAAGAGAGGGAAAAATAGTTTTTCACGATGGTTCTATTACCGGATTGACTAGTATTTTATTGCATAACGTGACTAAAAATCAAAGTGTAATTTTGATTTCTAATTTGGGAAGTACTCCTGTTTTTCCTATTTCTAATGCTGTTTTGAACTTAATAAACGATAAACCTTATACTGTTCCTGCTCAAAATCTTTCAAGAATCTATGGAAGCTTAATTGAAAACGGAACTCAAGAAAAAGCGAGTGAATTGATTCAGAGTTATTTGAAAAATCCGAATAGTTATGAAGCTTCGGAAAGAGATTTCAACAGATTAGGATATCAATTTCTCAGGCTTCAAAAATGTGATCATGCTTTGCAGGTATTTAATTCTGCAACGTTAATTTTTCCAACGAGTTGGAATGTTTTTGACAGTTATGGCGAAGCATTTCATCAATGTGGTAAAAAAGAAGAGGCAATAAAAATGTATCAAAAATCGGTTGCGTTAAATCCTGAAAATGAAAATGGGAAACAAGCGCTGTTGAAAATTGAAAAAGAGATTGCAAAATAA